The Primulina huaijiensis isolate GDHJ02 chromosome 12, ASM1229523v2, whole genome shotgun sequence genome has a window encoding:
- the LOC140990086 gene encoding LOW QUALITY PROTEIN: MDIS1-interacting receptor like kinase 1-like (The sequence of the model RefSeq protein was modified relative to this genomic sequence to represent the inferred CDS: inserted 3 bases in 2 codons; substituted 1 base at 1 genomic stop codon) has product LDWYSLQLQGLRGKIPESIASCEKMVTLNLKRNRFDGEIPKSLATMPTLSILDLSTNSLVGRVPENFGSSPPLEMINLPYDKIEGHVPSNGILMTINPNNLIGNSGLCGGVLPPCSIAVINAPRHRQRKVRLNHTVVGFLVEISIILAVGILAFTTRQLYKRRYLCSNSFTDCFKERNTEWPWRFVAFQRLNFTSADILSCLKESNMIGVGGTGIVYKAEIHRPHSVAAVXKLCRSETDVETGDDLFAEVDLLGKLRHGNVVRLLGYLQNETDIVMVSEYMSNGSLGEALHGKQAGKMLADWVTRYNVALGVAEGLSYLHHDCHPPVIHRDVKSNNIILYLDLEPRIADFGLARTMHNKNETVSMVAGSYGYIAPEYGYTLKVDEKSYVYSFGVVLLELLTGKMPLDPSFGDSVDLVEWVRRKTNNIVSEQVLDPNVSGQCKYVQEEMLLVLKIATLCTVKLPKDRXSMRDIVTMMGEAKPRRKGVRQIRGYTANKEXLIFAHSPVIGLL; this is encoded by the exons CTGGACTGGTATTCTCTGCAACTCCAAGGGCTACGTGGAAAAATACCTGAGAGTATAGCTTCCTGTGAAAAAATGGTGACTCTTAATCTCAAAAGAAATCGATTCGATGGAGAAATTCCGAAGTCCTTAGCCACAATGCCGACTCTATCAATTCTTGATTTGTCAACCAACTCACTTGTTGGAAGAGTACCAGAAAATTTTGGAAGCTCCCCGCCTCTTGAAATGATAAACTTGCCCTATGATAAAATCGAGGGTCATGTTCCGAGCAATGGTATCTTAATGACCATCAATCCAAACAATCTGATCGGAAACTCTGGCCTATGTGGCGGTGTACTTCCCCCCTGTTCTATAGCCGTCATCAATGCACCTCGGCACCGGCAGAGAAAAGTACGCTTAAATCATACCGTTGTAGGTTTTCTTGTCgaaatatcaataattttagcGGTAGGAATCCTAGCTTTTACAACGAGACAGCTCTATAAAAGGAGGTACTTGTGTAGCAATTCGTTCACTGATTGTTTCAAGGAAAGAAACACTGAGTGGCCTTGGAGGTTTGTAGCATTCCAGAGGCTTAATTTCACAAGTGCCGATATACTATCTTGTTTAAAGGAATCAAATATGATTGGCGTAGGCGGTACCGGAATTGTGTACAAGGCTGAAATTCATCGGCCACACAGCGTAGCTGCTG AaaagctatgcagatcagaAACTGATGTAGAAACTGGAGATGATCTTTTCGCAGAAGTGGATCTTTTAGGAAAACTAAGGCATGGGAACGTCGTAAGATTATTAGGATATCTGCAGAATGAGACTGATATCGTGATGGTGTCCGAATACATGTCGAATGGGAGTCTCGGCGAAGCATTACATGGGAAACAGGCAGGGAAAATGCTGGCGGATTGGGTGACTAGGTATAATGTTGCGCTTGGTGTAGCAGAGGGACTTTCTTATCTTCACCACGATTGTCATCCACCTGTGATTCACCGTGATGTGAAGTCGAATAACATTATCTTGTATTTGGATTTAGAGCCAAGAATTGCTGATTTCGGGTTGGCTAGAACAATGCATAACAAGAATGAGACTGTTTCCATGGTGGCTGGATCTTATGGGTACATAGCACCAG AATATGGATACACTCTGAAGGTTGACGAGAAGAGTTACGTATACAGTTTTGGGGTCGTACTCTTGGAGCTACTAACAGGTAAAATGCCATTAGATCCTTCATTTGGCGACTCCGTTGATTTAGTAGAATGGGTTCGAAGAAAGACAAACAACATAGTATCAGAACAGGTATTAGACCCTAACGTTTCTGGCCAATGTAAGTACGTTCAAGAGGAGATGCTTCTGGTCCTTAAAATTGCAACTCTTTGCACTGTTAAGCTACCTAAAGACAGGTAATCGATGAGAGACATTGTAACAATGATGGGAGAAGCAAAGCCTCGACGTAAAGGTGTGAGACAAATAAGGGGATACACTGCAAATAAAGA TCTAATATTTGCACATTCACCAGTCATAGGACTTCTATAG
- the LOC140989544 gene encoding LOB domain-containing protein 1-like, translating to MITENTTTTPVAATAAEVSHSSSSSLSPASSTSCPPPAIILSPCAACKILRRRCAEKCLLAPYFPPTEPLKFTIAHRVFGASNISKLLQELPDDQRADAVNSMVYEANARVRDPVYGCTGAICQLQKQISELQTELAKAQAQVLNMQCQNANLFELVCKDDQQFMLPQPAVVLPNNICYENSTASFCLDDSILGLWT from the exons atgattaCTGAAAACACCACCACCACTCCCGTCGCTGCAACGGCGGCGGAAGTTAGccactcctcctcctcctccctATCTCCTGCTTCATCAACTTCATGTCCTCCGCCAGCGATTATTCTCAGCCCATGTGCTGCCTGCAAGATCCTCCGCCGAAGATGCGCGGAGAAATGCTTGCTCGCCCCATATTTCCCCCCAACCGAACCACTCAAATTCACAATCGCACATCGAGTTTTCGGTGCTAGCAACATTAGCAAGTTGTTGCAG GAACTACCGGATGATCAAAGAGCGGATGCAGTAAACAGCATGGTATACGAAGCCAATGCGAGGGTTAGGGATCCGGTGTATGGCTGCACGGGAGCCATTTGCCAGCTTCAGAAACAGATAAGCGAGCTCCAAACTGAACTGGCCAAGGCACAGGCACAGGTCCTGAACATGCAATGCCAGAATGCTAATTTATTCGAACTAGTCTGCAAAGATGACCAACAATTTATGTTGCCACAACCTGCAGTGGTACTGCCAAATAATATCTGTTACGAGAATTCCACAGCTAGTTTTTGTTTGGATGACAGTATCTTGGGCCTTTGGacatga
- the LOC140989638 gene encoding uncharacterized protein: MPSVGMRRSTRVLGAIVLRSGRRLWSEPPHEDGKFIRAVRENEWIDILDDSMGGGDTGDPCKIASQGNGKGNAMFIVEEHKVEEDAHMDVGDVDKMRGIVYVRKRKREVFKSSRSCEDKRFGKKFFRKKWRNKYKAAAPLEAGGDYSVDTASGQKLAVVSIKPSYDSSHWISCFLCSVLYYMRRVEFGLQLLSVFVHSKPIFDCYSSHGIIFLQGSIPIKSPGLCIISGSRSLIPMFAVDFSAVPFSFMYLHLSMQLRLARLAYVFVVVPLGVKENFGEVTSQISLWKDTCNSCSVVSSIGGLRQRDSSQTIGGLPKLALRSMQYRNSRHVQKRSSLRRKRGRPPSAFRAKKSNGPLASDLLRFRQNATHSSSAAPSRILGGLAKTSPSKYIKELISAVGMDESRSSTHSKESKAAMGLIPPNTGASCSANLLIIETDKCYREEGVIITLELSASKQWVLAVMKDGMKRYSLTTQSVMRPSCSNRFTNATLWSGDGGWKFEFPDKQDWLIFKELYKECSDQNLQAPTASVIPVPGVQVVSNTVQNNYMPYVRPDSYITVNDDELARALSKMTASYDMDSDDEKWLNEFNDALSSEGEIHELITPERFELVVDALEKGFHCNGDDHSDEKAAYDFCIHLERKEFIEAIHKYWIKKRRQKQSALVRIFQLYKPRRSHVIPRSILRKKRSFKRQACQAGRGKQRILLQEMVAERDTSEHKNNLFKLQVARAFADRSEQSAVLKRQRAQILMENADLTTYKAIMALRIAEATEIVETPDGHFFRAGREVLQPRGRFLAKPLEVNLVKELM; encoded by the exons ATGCCTTCAGTAGGAATGAGACGCAGTACAAGGGTTCTTGGAGCGATAGTTTTGCGGTCAGGTAGGCGGCTGTGGTCTGAACCGCCACATGAAGATGGCAAGTTCATTAGAGCGGTTCGGGAAAATGAGTGGATTGATATTCTTGATGACTCGATGGGTGGAGGGGATACTGGTGATCCCTGCAAGATTGCATCGCAAGGAAACGGTAAGGGCAATGCGATGTTCATTGTTGAGGAACATAAAGTAGAAGAAGATGCACACATGGATGTTGGAGATGTGGACAAGATGCGAGGAATTGTGTATgtcagaaaaagaaaaagggaagTATTTAAAAGCAGCAGGTCTTGTGAGGATAAGAGGTTTGGGAAGAAGTTTTTCAGGAAAAAGTGGAGGAATAAATACAAAGCCGCTGCTCCATTGGAAGCTGGTGGTGACTATTCTGTTGACACTGCTTCAGGTCAAAAGCTTGCTGTTGTTTCTATCAAACCGTCTTATGATAGCAGTCATTGGATTTCTTGCTTCTTGTGTTCAGTACTGTACTATATGAGGAGGGTCGAGTTTGGATTACAACTGCTTTCTGTGTTTGTGCATTCAAAACCCATATTTGATTGTTATTCTTCGCATGGTATAATTTTTCTCCAG GGGTCAATCCCAATCAAGAGTCCTGGTTTATGCATAATTTCAGGATCCAGGTCCTTGATACCCATGTTTGCTGTGGATTTTTCTGCGGTACCCTTTAGCTTTATGTATTTGCATTTGAGTATGCAGCTGAGATTGGCACGATTGGCCTATGTGTTTGTTGTGGTTCCATTGGGTGTCAAGGAGAACTTTGGAGAAGTAACATCTCAAATTTCTCTTTGGAAAGATACCTGTAATAGCTGTTCTGTTGTATCAAGTATTGGTGGTTTAAGGCAGAGGGATTCGTCTCAGACAATTGGTGGATTGCCTAAATTGGCTCTTCGAAGCATGCAATATCGAAATAGTAGACATGTCCAGAAAAGGAGTTCTCTTAGACGTAAGAGAGGAAGACCACCATCTGCTTTTCGGGCTAAAAAATCTAATGGACCTTTGGCTTCCGATCTTTTAAGGTTTAGACAGAATGCAACTCATTCCTCTTCTGCAGCACCTAGTCGCATACTTGGGGGTTTAGCTAAGACAAGTCCTTCCAAGTACATCAAAGAACTAATATCTGCAGTTGGGATGGATGAGAGCCGGTCCTCCACACATTCCAAGGAATCAAAAGCTGCTATGGGGCTTATACCGCCAAATACAGGTGCCAGTTGTTCAGCGAACTTATTAATCATTGAAACGGACAAGTGTTACAGGGAAGAAGGAGTTATAATCACTTTAGAACTATCTGCTTCAAAACAATGGGTTCTTGCTGTTATGAAGGATGGAATGAAACGATACAGCCTCACTACGCAGAGTGTCATGAGGCCATCTTGTTCTAATCGCTTCACTAATGCAACATTATGGTCAGGAGATGGGGGATGGAAGTTCGAGTTTCCTGATAAGCAAGACTGGTTGATTTTCAAGGAACTTTATAAAGAGTGCTCAGACCAAAATTTACAGGCTCCTACAGCTAGTGTCATTCCCGTTCCTGGGGTGCAAGTGGTATCCAATACTGTTCAAAACAATTATATGCCATATGTGAGACCAGATTCATATATCACTGTAAACGATGATGAGCTAGCAAGGGCGTTGTCGAAGATGACTGCCAGTTATGACATGGACTCGGATGATGAAAAGTGGCTAAATGAATTCAATGATGCTCTGTCCTCAGAAGGGGAGATTCATGAACTTATAACACCCGAGCGATTTGAGTTGGTTGTTGATGCCCTTGAAAAAGGTTTTCATTGCAATGGGGATGATCATTCTGACGAGAAGGCAGCATATGATTTTTGCATCCATTTAGAAAGAAAGGAATTTATAGAGGCTATCCATAAGTACTGGATTAAAAAGCGAAGACAGAAACAATCAGCACTTGTCAGGATTTTCCAG CTATACAAGCCTAGAAGATCTCATGTGATCCCGAGGTCCATTTTACGGAAGAAAAGATCATTCAAACGTCAGGCATGTCAAGCTGGGAGAGGGAAGCAACGAATTTTGCTTCAAG AAATGGTAGCTGAAAGAGACACTTCGGAGCACAAGAATAACTTGTTCAAATTGCAAGTAGCAAGAGCTTTCGCTGACAGATCTGAGCAATCAGCTGTTTTAAAGCGGCAAAGAGCTCAAATCCTCATGGAAAATGCTGACTTGACTACATATAAAGCTATAATGGCTCTTAGAATAGCCGAAGCAACTGAAATTGTGGAGACTCCAG ATGGTCATTTTTTTCGAGCTGGGAGAGAGGTATTACAGCCTCGTGGCCGGTTTTTGGCAAAGCCTTTGGAGGTCAATCTTGTGAAAGAATTAATGTAA
- the LOC140990087 gene encoding uncharacterized protein, which yields MDPTIPTPTACSTVTSSSVSSQIPPPTPSNILEISLISAQDLASITKSMRTYATTWIHPNRKLTTRTDQNGHMNPTWNDKFAFRVDNELLMSENGTLTVEIYTVSWFRDVLVGTVQVLINDLITPAVRMSHNHPKNTRFVALQVRRPSGSPQGILNMGIALLDSTMRSMPLNNYPSDKKLNPLSLQQHKNEYGEEQQRELTSRIQLWRSLSVGSEVNNEDFPLKPGSVNNGSMVNGSICNGSTVNGSEACSDIGPSASIVAAELSKKLQPPLNPKKVHITAQDIEETGSSILEDLTIEEAKAKGYRFTSRRERWRKEMNPGEKIDADDDYDRSEISNNSSRHSRRNSDGGLFSCFGNAYGIEFTIVCGASNNASSKKLIDSKSRKKRSSEANSA from the coding sequence ATGGATCCAACCATCCCAACCCCTACTGCCTGTTCCACCGTGACATCCTCCTCCGTCTCCTCCCAAATACCGCCACCCACCCCTTCGAACATACTTGAGATCAGCTTGATATCGGCTCAAGACCTAGCCTCCATCACGAAATCTATGCGAACATATGCGACGACATGGATCCACCCCAACCGCAAGCTCACAACCCGAACCGATCAAAATGGCCACATGAACCCTACATGGAACGACAAGTTCGCGTTCCGTGTGGACAATGAGCTCCTCATGTCGGAAAACGGGACCCTGACCGTTGAAATCTACACGGTTTCGTGGTTTCGCGATGTCCTGGTGGGGACGGTGCAGGTCCTAATCAACGATCTCATCACCCCGGCGGTTCGAATGTCGCATAACCACCCTAAGAACACGCGTTTTGTTGCCCTACAAGTCCGCAGACCATCCGGCAGCCCACAGGGCATACTCAACATGGGAATTGCCCTACTTGACAGCACAATGAGAAGCATGCCTTTGAACAACTATCCAAGTGATAAAAAACTGAATCCTCTCAGCCTGCAACAGCATAAAAACGAATATGGGGAAGAACAACAAAGGGAACTTACTTCAAGAATCCAACTGTGGCGTTCATTAAGTGTGGGGTCTGAGGTTAACAACGAGGATTTTCCATTAAAGCCCGGATCGGTAAACAATGGATCAATGGTTAATGGATCAATATGCAATGGTTCCACTGTAAATGGTTCGGAAGCGTGTTCTGATATCGGTCCATCTGCTTCGATCGTGGCAGCTGAGTTATCCAAGAAGTTGCAACCACCATTAAACCCCAAGAAAGTGCACATAACTGCACAAGATATCGAGGAAACAGGCAGCTCCATTCTTGAGGACTTGACAATCGAAGAAGCAAAAGCGAAGGGGTATAGATTTACTTCAAGAAGAGAAAGATGGAGAAAGGAAATGAATCCAGGTGAAAAGATTGATGCAGATGATGATTATGATCGGTCCGAGATATCGAATAATAGCAGCAGGCATTCACGTAGGAATTCGGATGGGGGACTCTTTTCATGTTTTGGAAATGCATATGGGATCGAGTTCACTATCGTATGTGGGGCGAGTAATAATGCAAGTAGTAAGAAACTCATCGATAGCAAGAGTAGAAAGAAGAGATCAAGTGAGGCCAATTCAGCGTAG
- the LOC140990497 gene encoding low temperature-induced protein lt101.2-like, which produces MGSETFLEVILAILLPPVGVFLRYGCGVEFWIDLLLTLLGYIPGIIYAIYVLVG; this is translated from the exons ATGGGTTCCGAGACATTTCTTGAAGTGATTCTGGCAATTCTCTTACCACCTGTTGGGGTCTTCCTTAGATACGGATGCGGG GTGGAATTTTGGATCGATTTGTTGCTTACACTACTGGGATACATACCGGGGATCATCTACGCAATTTACGTATTAGTTGGATAA